One Candidatus Rhabdochlamydia sp. T3358 genomic window, TTTTCCGGAGATGATGCTTTTAAATCGATTGCACATCTATCAGGGGGAGAAACCGCTCGGCTAATCTTAGGTGGTATTATGCTGTGTAACTACAATGTTTTACTATTAGATGAACCAAATAACCATTTGGATTTAGAAGCGGTATCTGCTCTGTCTTGGGCATTAGAGGATTTCAAAGGCACCGTCATTGTCGCTAGCCATGATCGTGATCTATTAAACAATGCAACCAATAAAATCATCGCGTTTGAAACTGCAAAACCCTATGTATTTGAAGGAAACTTAGAGGGATATCTTGCAGCTAGAGCAACTAAATAGAGTTTTAAGCTATACAGAAGCAGAGTTTCTTCAGCTATCTGTAAAAATGCGTCACACCTGGGCAGCGCGTACTTTGCGCTACTATCATCTTAAAGCTAAAGATAGACTCTACCGTCGTATAGAGTCTTGGCTAGATCTGCCTTTACTTGACCTACAAGATATCAAAGCGCTCTGTGATCGTTATCACTTTCACTTAGCGCAAATAGGCCAATCCTGGCAAGAACACAATCTGCTTGCAACTCATCAGAAATCAGATATCGATTCTGATACTCCTTTTTTACAAGTAGGTGTTTACCTGGATAACATTCGCTCTGCTTTTAACGTAGGTAGCATTATTCGAACAGTAGAAGCCTTTCGCTTAGGCCCCATTTACTTTGCCAAACAAACCCCCTATATCGATAACCTCAAAGTACAAAAAACCTCGATGTTTACTTTTGATAAGGTAACCTGTCATCAAAATAGATCTTTAGAACAACTCCCTAAACCTTTAATTGCCCTAGAAACCGTTCCCAATGCCCCTTCAATATTTGACTTCACCTTTCCTAAAGAGTTTACCCTCTTATTAGGAAATGAAGAATACGGACTCTCCGACCAAGCACTATCTATGGCTGATCAGGCTGTACAAATCCCCCTCTATGGCTTTAAGAAGTCTTTAAATGTAGCTTCCGCTTTTGCGATTGTGGCCGCTGTGATTAGCAACCAGAAAAGATGCAAAGCTAAAGAATAAAAACCTATTCCAATATCAATGGTGTGTAGCA contains:
- a CDS encoding TrmH family RNA methyltransferase, with protein sequence MQLEQLNRVLSYTEAEFLQLSVKMRHTWAARTLRYYHLKAKDRLYRRIESWLDLPLLDLQDIKALCDRYHFHLAQIGQSWQEHNLLATHQKSDIDSDTPFLQVGVYLDNIRSAFNVGSIIRTVEAFRLGPIYFAKQTPYIDNLKVQKTSMFTFDKVTCHQNRSLEQLPKPLIALETVPNAPSIFDFTFPKEFTLLLGNEEYGLSDQALSMADQAVQIPLYGFKKSLNVASAFAIVAAVISNQKRCKAKE